One part of the Candidatus Mancarchaeum acidiphilum genome encodes these proteins:
- the rpl12p gene encoding 50S ribosomal protein P1, protein MEYVYAAMLLNAAGKDISEQSMTEVIKAAGLTPDEAKVKSVVESLKGVDIKSVIENAQSMQVAAAPGKAEAKAEGKKESKAEAKSEAKSEEEAAGGLAGLFG, encoded by the coding sequence ATGGAATATGTATATGCGGCAATGCTGCTTAACGCAGCCGGCAAGGATATAAGCGAACAGAGTATGACAGAAGTTATAAAGGCTGCTGGATTGACTCCAGACGAAGCCAAAGTAAAATCTGTTGTTGAGTCCCTAAAAGGAGTGGACATAAAGAGCGTAATAGAGAATGCACAGTCGATGCAGGTTGCAGCAGCCCCAGGAAAAGCGGAAGCAAAGGCAGAAGGGAAGAAGGAGTCCAAAGCAGAAGCAAAGAGCGAGGCAAAGAGCGAAGAGGAAGCAGCAGGCGGATTGGCTGGATTGTTCGGATGA